A genomic segment from Bradyrhizobium sp. CB1015 encodes:
- a CDS encoding peptidylprolyl isomerase, translated as MIRILAVLAALLFAVPAAAQQLPANLDKANAIVIDSTKGRIVIKLRTDIAPQHAERIKQLAREGFYNNVPFHRVMDGFMAQTGDGQNGNGTGGSKYPNLKQEFSKVHFARGIVGMARRGDSVDSANSQFFIMFADGGSLDGQYTVIGEVVQGMDVVDKLKKAPPGSPGGSVTDPDKMVKVQVASDIK; from the coding sequence ATGATCCGAATTCTCGCAGTTCTTGCCGCGCTTCTGTTCGCGGTGCCGGCGGCGGCACAGCAATTGCCGGCAAATCTCGACAAGGCCAACGCCATCGTGATCGACAGCACCAAGGGCCGCATCGTCATCAAGCTCAGGACCGACATCGCGCCCCAGCATGCCGAACGCATCAAGCAGCTCGCGCGCGAGGGCTTCTATAACAACGTGCCATTCCACCGCGTCATGGACGGCTTCATGGCGCAGACGGGCGACGGCCAGAATGGCAACGGCACCGGCGGCTCGAAATATCCGAACCTGAAGCAGGAATTCTCCAAGGTGCATTTTGCCCGCGGCATCGTCGGCATGGCCAGGCGCGGCGACAGCGTCGACAGCGCCAACTCGCAGTTCTTCATCATGTTCGCCGACGGCGGCAGCCTCGACGGCCAGTACACCGTGATCGGCGAGGTCGTGCAGGGCATGGACGTCGTCGACAAGCTCAAGAAGGCGCCTCCCGGCTCGCCCGGCGGCTCCGTCACCGATCCCGACAAGATGGTGAAGGTGCAGGTCGCGTCCGACATCAAATAG